In the Streptomyces spororaveus genome, TCCCAGCACACCCCGAGGAAACCGTTGAGGATCTGACCGCCCGCCGCGTGGCGCGGCAGGAGATTCTGCACCGCAAGACACCACCGACCCTGAGCTTCGTCATCTGGGAGCCCGCCGTGCGCCACCGCATCGGCGGCCGAGAAGTACATGAGGAACTCCTGCGGCACTTGCTCGCCTGTACGGAACTTCCGGACGTTTCCATCCAGGTGATGCCGCTGGACCAGTCCGCCCATGCAGCCCTCGACGGCCCCTTCATCCTCCTGGAAACCCCCACCCACCAGCATCTCGGATACTCCGAGAGCCAGCGTGGCAGCAGGCTCATCTCGGACCCCGACGAGGTCAGCATCATGGCTCGCCGGTATGCGATGCTGCGGACTCAGGCCCTCAACACCGTCCAGACACAGGGCCTGTTGGACCGCCTGCTAGGAGAGCTATGAGCACCGACCTGAAGT is a window encoding:
- a CDS encoding helix-turn-helix domain-containing protein, which encodes MKMVGTMVAAARIAKNLTQKQLGELVRLDAETIASIEQGRRALMPNVAELMDLHLGLPGLLTVAALELPDIDTTPPWAEEYLALELNAITLSWYEGQRVPGLLQTENYARALFKCRVPAHPEETVEDLTARRVARQEILHRKTPPTLSFVIWEPAVRHRIGGREVHEELLRHLLACTELPDVSIQVMPLDQSAHAALDGPFILLETPTHQHLGYSESQRGSRLISDPDEVSIMARRYAMLRTQALNTVQTQGLLDRLLGEL